One window of the Chryseobacterium sp. CY350 genome contains the following:
- a CDS encoding M23 family metallopeptidase translates to MKKFLILIFISQFCFIFSQKNVKMYNERKGDSINFYVDNQEIYPVSLVFSGQPETENLKKPELFKTTQVIPAKTSKKRVTYFVVNDKKKGWAIKKMPGYLMYIGDITIKNYDSTYQYDLPFAKGKAFLMYQGYNGTFSHQNENSLDFVMPEGTEILASREGLVIEVVQSNNKSCPTRSCAPFGNYVSILHPDGTIAQYYHLQQNGAKVKIGDAVSKGQPIALSGNTGWSNGPHLHFVTFLPSATGDKNRITIKTLFRTGDGKKVEFLEEKKSYSRAY, encoded by the coding sequence ATGAAAAAATTTTTAATTCTCATATTCATCAGTCAGTTTTGCTTTATTTTTTCTCAGAAAAATGTCAAAATGTACAACGAGAGAAAGGGAGATTCTATTAATTTTTATGTAGATAATCAGGAGATTTATCCTGTTTCGCTAGTCTTCAGCGGTCAACCAGAAACAGAAAATCTGAAGAAACCCGAACTGTTTAAGACCACTCAGGTAATTCCTGCTAAAACATCAAAAAAAAGGGTAACTTATTTTGTGGTTAACGATAAAAAGAAAGGCTGGGCTATCAAAAAAATGCCCGGTTATTTAATGTATATCGGCGATATTACCATAAAAAATTACGACAGTACTTATCAATATGATCTGCCTTTCGCAAAAGGAAAAGCATTTTTGATGTATCAAGGCTACAATGGTACATTTTCTCATCAAAACGAAAATTCTTTAGACTTTGTAATGCCTGAAGGAACAGAAATTTTGGCTTCACGAGAAGGTTTAGTTATTGAAGTTGTGCAGAGCAATAACAAAAGCTGCCCAACAAGAAGCTGTGCTCCCTTCGGAAATTATGTTTCGATTCTCCATCCAGACGGAACGATTGCACAGTATTATCATTTGCAGCAAAACGGTGCAAAAGTGAAGATTGGTGATGCCGTATCCAAAGGCCAGCCGATCGCACTAAGCGGTAACACGGGCTGGAGCAATGGTCCGCATTTACATTTCGTTACATTTTTGCCAAGTGCGACTGGTGATAAAAACAGGATTACAATTAAAACTCTTTTCAGAACCGGAGACGGAAAGAAAGTAGAATTTTTGGAGGAGAAAAAGTCGTATTCGAGAGCGTATTAA